The genomic DNA ggtttttctcctgtgtggatttttctgtggttctgaagactgcttctccttaagaacgacttaccacattctgaacagaaattaggtttttctcctgtgtggattcttctgtgcatctgaagatggcttctccttaagaacgacttaccacattctgaacagcaatgaggtttttctcctgtgtggattcttctatGGTTCTGAAGATAGCTTATACATGAAAACgatttaccacattctgaacagcaatgaggtttttctcctgtgtggatttttctgtggatCTGAAGATAGCTTATACatgagaacgacttaccacattctgaacagtaatgaggtttttctcctgtgtggattcttctgtgcatCTGAAGATGGCTTCTCCTTGAGaaggacttaccacattctgaacaacaatgaggtttttctcctgtgtggattattctgtgcctctgaagatggcATCTCCTTGAGAACGACttgccacattctggacagcaatatggtttttctccagtgtgaatcttcATATGCTTATTAAGATCACTTGTgtgtgtgaattgtttgccacattccaaacaacatttttttccagtgtgaattaggatttctttctccacttgctGTTGATCAGTTCTGACGGCTTCTGTCTGTGTTACTCCAGCAGTAGGGAGAGATCTGCACTGCAAAAAGGATGGTGTCAGGTTCTCTGATCCTCTTTCTGATTTCTTCATATCTTTCTCTTTGTATTGAAGAGAGCACTGACCTAATGAAGGAGGAGAGAAGCTGCCATTCTTCTGTAAAtctgaaataacacaaacattttaactaaATTTTCCCCTACATATGAGAccaaattggttacatttctcttgttaggttaggttaggtttctttatttagtcatgtttacacaggaaaacatgaaatttgccttctcagttgcatctaataacaggtaacagacagaatgaaataaaacatacaaatagaaataagaaaggttaaggttcTTCCAAATAGAGCACAGATGGGTCATGTGACTTGCATGGTGTCAATAGCTGAATTAAAACCTGCAACAtcagggtttgatgtccaaaTTCCAAACCACTACCCACCTTTAAAATAAATCACACAGTACAAGTATAGAGGTGGCACACTGGTTGGAGTTATTTCCTTACACTGAGGTGCCATTTATGGTCTGGCCACTCCATGTGTGTTCTTTACATGTTCTGGTGCTGTCTGTTCAATTTCTCCACCTTTCTCTCATATGTAAAAGACAGGCCTGATCTGATCAATCACAAATCACAATCAGCCAATTTTCGCGCCAAATGACTTGACCGATGATCGGCAAATTAGCTGATCTTAACATCTGATCTTGAATGATAAAAGGATGCAAGACAATGTTCAAacattaccaaaatacagaaacacatCCTTGCCAGTCTAACAGTTTTATTGCCTTCCAACAAGAGATAACAAATTTGCGGtttgtaatatttgtgcaaaaagaAGTCAGTGATGGAGGATTCTCTGCTAACACTTTCAACAATACAAACCTTATTCAGCATCTGAGAAGTCAACACAAAAGAGACTGGTGTGAAGAGCGAGCTGTTCAAAGGCTGAGGCGACCATCAAGCTTAGTCTAGCTCAGTCGCCTACTCTCACTCGGCCTCCAATAATGGCAGCACTTAGAAAACTCAACCTTATAATACTGACAGCAA from Erpetoichthys calabaricus chromosome 5, fErpCal1.3, whole genome shotgun sequence includes the following:
- the LOC127527844 gene encoding gastrula zinc finger protein XlCGF7.1-like, with translation MKKSERGSENLTPSFLQCRSLPTAGVTQTEAVRTDQQQVEKEILIHTGKKCCLECGKQFTHTSDLNKHMKIHTGEKPYCCPECGKSFSRRCHLQRHRIIHTGEKPHCCSECGKSFSRRSHLQMHRRIHTGEKPHYCSECGKSFSCISYLQIHRKIHTGEKPHCCSECGKSFSCISYLQNHRRIHTGEKPHCCSECGKSFLRRSHLQMHRRIHTGEKPNFCSECGKSFLRRSSLQNHRKIHTGEKPHCCSECGKSFLSRSNLQRHRRIHTGEKPHCLLSRMCQTIF